Proteins encoded within one genomic window of Pygocentrus nattereri isolate fPygNat1 chromosome 9, fPygNat1.pri, whole genome shotgun sequence:
- the LOC108435541 gene encoding chymotrypsin-like elastase family member 3B, with amino-acid sequence MLTRLTCLLLLVACAYGCGSPQVEPATNRVVNGEEAKPHSWPWQISLQYKHGLRWYHTCGGTLIAPRWVLTAGHCIFPGDIYRVVLGEHDLSVQEGTEQIRDILRIVVHPKWNIDCVGCGNDIALLKLDKAPVLNESVQEACIPPAGEILPHDTPCYISGWGDLDTHGPIPDKLQQALLPVVEYSVCSQSDWWGMYVKTSMVCAGGDIRSGCTGDSGGPLNCKGSDGRWYVQGVTSFVSTRLCNELKKPTVFTRTSAFNDWLDEVMLKY; translated from the exons atgCTTACCAGACTGACTTGTTTGCTGCTCTTGGTGGCTTGCG CGTACGGATGTGGCTCTCCTCAGGTGGAGCCCGCCACCAACAGAGTGGTGAACGGAGAGGAGGCAAAGCCCCACAGCTGGCCCTGGCAG ATCTCACTGCAGTATAAACACGGCCTCCGCTGGTACCACACCTGTGGAGGTACTCTGATCGCCCCACGCTGGGTCCTGACCGCTGGACACTGCATCTT cccaGGTGATATTTATCGTGTGGTTCTGGGGGAGCATGACCTGAGTGTGCAGGAGGGTACGGAGCAGATCAGAGACATCCTCCGCATCGTGGTCCATCCCAAATGGAACATTGACTGTGTGGGCTGCGG TAATGACATTGCTCTGCTGAAGCTGGATAAAGCTCCTGTGCTGAATGAGAGTGTTCAGGAAGCCTGTATtccccctgctggagaaatCCTGCCCCATGACACACCCTGCTACATCTCTGGCTGGGGCGACCTCGACA CTCATGGCCCTATTCCTGATAAGCTCCAGCAGGCCTTGTTGCCGGTGGTGGAGTACAGCGTGTGCAGCCAGAGTGACTGGTGGGGCATGTACGTGAAGACCTCCATGGTGTGTGCTGGAGGAGACATACGCTCCGGCTGCACT ggaGACTCTGGTGGTCCTCTGAACTGTAAGGGGAGTGATGGGAGGTGGTACGTTCAGGGCGTCACCAGCTTTGTGTCGACGCGTCTCTGTAACGAGCTGAAAAAACCCACAGTGTTCACACGCACCTCCGCCTTCAACGACTGGCTGGATGAG GTCATGCTAAAGTACTGA